The following DNA comes from Halobacteriovorax sp. HLS.
TTCCCCACATATCAACAAGGTCTTCAATAGTATCTCCCTCTGTAGGATAGTAAAGATCCTCAAGCACAAGAAGTGGCTTAACTTTATTAAATGGAACAACTTTATCCAACTTTAAGATGGCCGTATCAGTCTTTTCGTCTAATTGTAATATTCTGGCTTCTCTAGTTATTTTATTTCCATCATTGTCAAATGTTTCCCAAGTGATACTTGAGATATCTGCAGGATCAAAATCTTTACCATTAAAACAATGCTCGGCCGAATTTATAATACTAGATGAACGTTTCTCTTCTGTATCAGTAAGAGTCGCTGAGCAATTTGCTAATTTTCCATTAACCATAACTTTGAGTTTACCAACAGCATTTAAATATTTTGGATTATGAGTGTCTTTCACCTTTCTTTTGTCATTAGCAAGCATTCTATTAGTATCTGTTATATAAATAGTCTCACCAGCTTTAAGATTAGCCGCAGTGTAATTAGCAATGTCATATACATCTTTAAAACTACTAGTGATATCTACTTTTGTGTCGATAGAACTACACTCAGTTGCTAGTGTAAAAGAACTAAACAGTGTCAAAATAATTGCTAGGCTAAGTAGTTGATTTCTCATCAAATCCTCGTTTTATTAAGTAGATATGCAATTATATATACAAAGTCTATGCCAACTTCAAGTGTTCTGAGATTGTTTCAATAGTTTAATAATGAATTTCTAAGGGTGAGAAGCTTAAATTTATAGGATTATTCTTATAGTTAGATAAAGGTTAGCTTAAATTTCTAAAATCAAGAAAACTCTTAACTCCAATGATTACTTATACCTGGTAAATAGCTCCAATTATTCATGGCGAAAAAGTCAAATTCTTCATTGAAATATCTTTAGCTCGACCCAAGCAAAGCGTCATAACTTTTGTAATCTAAGTAAATCAAATATTTTGACTCTAGGTCATTTAACCTAAGGATAGAGTATAAAGAGTGAATATGGATATTTTAAAAACTTACTATATTTTAAACATCTTAGTACTGGGTCTTATATATGGATGCAGTGGTGGTGGCTCAGGTGAGAGTGTTGAGCAAACGCCAGCTCCTGCACCAACGCCAAGCTACATTGAGACCACAACTGGCCATATTAGGATTACAAGCCCACTAACGAGTATTTCCATCACTGGGCACACGACAGAGGATAGTACAATATCTGGAGAATGCTCTGGTGATATTGTTAGAATTCTAATTGATTCATCTGAAATAAGTACAACCCCTTGTTCGTCAGACTCGTTCTCATTTACACTTGATTCGAATTGGATAAGCGAAGGTAGCACTGAGCTTCACCTAGAAAACAGTACAGGAGAGAGTGATTCGCTCAATATAATAAAAGACACTACAGTTCCAATAATTACTATCAATACACCTGCGATCATTAGCCAAATTAGCGAATCATTCTATACACTAAGTGGCACATGTAGTGATGAAGGTCGTCCTATAGTTGGAATGATTGATATTATTCCCTATTCTAGCGTCTGTAATTCGGGAACATGGGTAAAGTCTGGAGTAAACCTATCATTCCTGGTTGATGGGAATTACTCAATATCTGCATCAACATCAGACTCATTTGGAAATTCCTCTGAGTCAGCTACAGCAACAGTTGAGAAAAATACAACCCTTTCACTGCCACCCATTGACTTCATCTCTCCAGTCAGTGGATATGGAAATCAAAATAGTGTTACTATTCGTATCGGAGCACTAAGTAGTGGCCATACAATATCGGTCTATTCAGATAGTTCTTGCTCGACACTGATACGCACGGAATCGTCTCTAGGAACAACTCATGATATGACTTTTACTCCTGCATCAGAAGGAGTCTACTCTTACTACTTCACAGTTACTGATCTTCTATCGAATGTAACAAATTGCCTTGGACCTAAAGTATATACTGAGGATCATACTGCTCCGAGCTCTCCTCTAACAGTGAATATGAACTCTCCAAATGATGGTTCTATATCAAATGACTCAACACCAATTTTCACTGGTACAATTAGTGCAATTGAAGAGGGGGCCATTATTACGGCTTATAGAGATATGACCTGCACAGATAATATTGGTAGTGGAACAGTCTCATCTGGTGAGTTTAGTATTTTAACAAGTTTGGCAGTAGATGGTAGTGAGAACGGCCTTAATCAATTCTATCTAAAAGTTAAGGATAAAGCCTCAAATGAATCAGCATGCTTTAGCACCGGCTTAAGCTTTACTCTAAGTGGAGGGGGACTTGCGACATTACCGAAGTTGGCAATGGTTGGAGACAACTCTCCTTCTCAGCTTGTTTCTCTTGAAAATGGAAATCAAATAACTTGGACTAAAAGAAAAGATCCTAATAACCCAATAGATCTTGGAACAGTTAACGCTGGAGAAGTCATAAATATTGAAGACCCTAATGACTCGTCTATCAAGGTTGATTACGGGGACAAAATAGAGTCAACAAAAGCTTGCTATGTTGTTACACAAGGTTATGGAACAGCTCCTTGGGCCAGTGAAGCTTATGCAGGGACAAAGTTTACGAGTTATCAATATCGTTATGGTGGCAACAGCCCTAAGGTATACGTTGCTGCAATCAGTTCAACTTCGTTTGTTCAAATTTTACAAGACACAGACGGAGACACGATATTAGATGTTGTTGATTATTATAATATCCCTGCAGGCACGGTACATGAGTTTACGGTTAATCTCGTTGACGGTAGGCCTTGGCAAGTTGTGAGCACTCAGAATATCAATGTTTATTACCTAGCAACCTCTGATAATATTAACTATGATAAAGATGCCAGAGTTCTAACACCAGCGGCGAATGATATACTAGGATACTCTTACTACATTACATCAGTTGAAAATAATACAAAGGTTGATGCCTATAGAAATGATAATGCCGTTCATATAAGTGCAACAATAAATATAAATCAAAGAGTAGAGTCTGGTAGAACCCTTAAAAGTTCACTAAATCGATGGGCCACAAGAGTTAAATCAGATAGGCCAGTATCAATGTTACAAATTGCAGACCAAGACGGAATTAACGCCACTCCAAGTTTACCAATCAATATGCTGGCCACTCATTTTGGTATTCCTAGACCGGCTGATTATATTGGAGTAATTGCTATCGCACAAGGCACAACAATAACAGTAACGGCACCAGATGGAAGTGATAAAGGTACATTTGAGCTAACAAGAAATGCAACGGCCCACGAACTTGCCCCTTATTCTTATAAGTATACTGATGGTGCTTCAATTGCTGCAGGAACAAGACTAGTTTGCTCCAATCCGTGCTTTATGATTTATGATGACGAAGGACCCGGTGCGGACAAAGATGAGACAATAATGATGGGCTTCACTCCATAATGAAAATCAATTACTTCTTAAAATCAAAATGAAAAGATGTTCCATTTCCGAGCTCACTCTCGAGTGAGATATCGATGGAAAGGTAGTCACATAGCCTCTTAGTTGTGGCCAGGCCAAGCCCGGTTCCTTTAACACTAGATTTAGAGTGACCTATGTAGAATGGCTCAAATATTTTTGCTTGATCTTCAGGGTCAATACCTTGTCCATGATCACAAATTGTTACACGATATACATCATCAGCTAACTGACTTCCCTTTATTGTAATAACTGGAATATCCTCGGTCTTAGGAAACTTCATAGCGTTACTAATGATATTTTGGAAAATAACCGCCAACTCATTTTTTGAACTTCTGACAGATCCAAGTTGTGAAAATGTGATATTGGCCCCAGTTTCAATGATTCTAGACTTCAAATCAAAAAGTACTGACTCGACCAATGGGTGGAGCTCTATTGGAGATAACTCTTTCTTGATACCTACACTTGTAGAAAAGTCGTAAAGATCATCGAGAGTTTCATGAGCTCTTTTAGAAAGTGATTCAATATGCTCTAAGTCTTTTACAGCCTGCTCAGGCAAGCAATCTCTGTATTCATCAATAAAATAATTTAGATATGACTCCATACTTCTAAGGGGTGTAGAGAAATCATGACAAACCATTTTAGTAAAGACAGAAAGCTTCTCATTCAAGCTCTCTAATTCTCTAATATGAGAGAATCTCTCAATTGCGTATTGTATAGTTTTTTGTAACAAAACTTTATCAAGACGACTCTTCTCAATATAATCTTGCGCACCTAAGCGAACTTGTTCGACACCAAGTTCCTCGTTAGTAAGCGAAGTTAATATTATAACAGGCAATTGATTATAGACATTAGTTAGAAATTCAAGAGTCATTGCAGAAGTAGCATCTACTAAGAAAAGATCACAAAGTAAAATATCAGGTTTCACTCGCTCAATTGTCTCCTGCAGGTTAGAAATTAGTCCAGTAGATTCAATTTCTGCAATTCCTTCTAGCATAGACTCAATTAATTCCAAGTGGTCTATATTATCCTCAATCAACAATATCTTCATACTTGATCACCTAGTTTAAATAAAAATTTTTCAATTATATATTTCATTTTCAAATCAAATCCAATAGAAGTCACAGACTTTATGAGAAAATCATTTGCTCCTATTGTTAAACACTCATTACGTTCTTCCTCAATAATTGAAGAACTTAGAATAACAACGGGAATTGATGATATTTCATTATTTTCTCGAATACGCTTTAATGTGCTCTTTCCATCTAAAACGGGCATAGTTATATCTAAAAACACTAAATCAGGTTTAAGCTCGCCGTCCAAGTAGTCTAAAAAAACTTGTCCATTGATGAAGTGCTTAACTATTATTTCATCATCAATAACTTTGATCATTTCAGAAAAAAGATCTGCATGATCTAAATTATCGTCTACAATGCCCACAAAGCTCATCATGATGCCTCCGGTAACGGAGTAAGTGAATCTGCGTTGACAACAGGAATCTTGAAAGTGACACAAATTCCAAAAGGAGAACATCTGCTTGTCCAAATCTCTCCATGATGAGCTAAAACAATCTCTTTACAAATTGCTAGCCCTATTCCCTTTCCCTTAATATTATAGTCATCTCCAACTTGCTTAAATATATCAAAGACAATATCCAGTTCATCGTCCTCAAGGCCAACACCATTATCAATGACTTCAAATATGCAACTTCCATCTTCTTCAGTAACTCTTAGAATTAATCGTAATTTTCTTTCATTAGATTTATATTTTATAGAATTTATTATTAGATTTGATAGAACTTGCATTATTTTTGTTTTATCACCTGTTATATAAGAACACTCTATCTGAATATCAACACTTCCATTCACGGAGACCAATTCAACTTCAACTTGTGACAAAACCTCTTTTAGAAGCTCTCGCGTATCTATTTTTTCAATTTTAAGGTTTGCTAAAAGGGCCATGGAAAAATCTTGCAAACTGCAAAGTAAAGAATCAACAACTGAAATATTGTAAGTAATTCTTTCAAAGAATCTATCCTGCTTCTTATTCAAGATATCTTTTAATTCGGTACGAAGAACTTTCGAAAATCCTCCAATTGTGACAAGAGGCGAACGAAGATCATGAGACACAATATAATTGAATTTCTTTAGCTCACTATTTGCTTCAGTCAACTTCATCTTCTGTTGATGCTCACGCGTTATATCGAATCTAATTGAAATAAATTTTACTATTTGACCATTTTTATCTAGAAATGGAACAATAGTTGAATCTACCCAATAGTACTCACCTTCTTTAGTACGATTTTTAATAACACCAGACCAAACCCTTCCCTCATTAAGAGTTTTCCAAAAATCACGAAAAAATGATTGAGAATGAAAACCAGAGTTAACTACTCGATGAGTCCTACCTATTAATTCATGCTTTTCATATCCAGATACTTCACAGAACTTATCATTAACATAAGTAATAACCCCTTTTGAATCAGTCTCTGCTACAATTGCTGACACATCTAGGGCATCTTTTTGAAACTTTAAGTCTTGATTAGATTTAATTAGCTTTTCAGAGAGTTGGATTAGAGAGTCGGATATTGCCTCAACTTCATTATCATATTTTTGTGCACCTATTTCGCTATTGCTATAGTACTTCGAAACAAGTTCACCAAGCTTAGCAATTGGTCTAAAAACTCTTCTAAGAGTAAAATAAGTTATCGTCACAACAATTATAAACATAATGCTTATTGGAAGAAGATCTTTAAAGAATTCACCTAAAACTTTTTTGAAGAAAATGACCTTATTCATTGAGGATATTACATAAATTCTTTGTTGTAATTTTGTGCTTCCATATTCGATAGAACCAAAGGTGTAATACATGCCTTCAATTTCGTCGAATTCTACCATTTTACTTTTTCCTAAACCTTGAACAAGCTTTAAAAATTCTTTAGGAGGAACAGTTAACGTGTTTGTCTTATCATCAAGTGTGATCCTATTATTTGAATCATAGACAAGCTCCTTTAATGAATTCATAAAAAGAACATTTTGATCCTTTTGCAACAGAGTCTCAAAACTATGAAACAAATGATGTAACGACATATTAATGACTATGAAACCATAAGGAGTACCAGACTTTGTGTATAGAATTTTCGCTGATCGCAACATTAAGCTCAAAGGTCTAGAGAACTCATTATTTTCTTTATTGAAATTTACTGGAGACAAGTAAACATCGCTAGAACTAAAACTTTTTAACTCTTTAAAGTAAATTTCATCTTCTTTTTGTTGTAACTCAGAACCTTTAACTCTACTAACTTTTCCATCAGAATAGTTAATTCTAAAGACCTCTCGCCCTTTCTTAAAGCTTACAATCCTAATTTGCTTATAAATCTCTTTTGCCGTCATTATTTTTGAAAATTGCTCGTAGAGACGCTTATCTTCAATTTCATAATCAACGAGCTTTTGAACTTCACTTAAGTCTGCAACAAACTCTGTATCATTGGAGAGCTCTTTAATTCGTGCGTTAAAAACCCTTTCAATTATTTGTGAATTCTTGGTCCATTCGCCAATATATAACTGTAACTTAGATTTATATGACCAATAAGACTGCGATACAATAAAGAAAAGAAGTAACCCTAAAACAATGCTAATAAGCTTATAGAATATCTTACTTCCAATTGACTTCACAGCATTCCTCAGTAAAAGATTAAAGGTATATTTTACCAATTTATCGTTAAGCTGATCAGTAAATTAAAATCATTTTATACTTAAGCTAAGTTTAAATACATAGTAAGATTATTATGAATAAGTGATAGAAACTCTTAAGATTAAATCAGTAAAAGGTCATATTTTCGAACAAAGAAGTGCACTATTATTTTATTTTTAAAAACTCAGAAAAGTAATACTCTACGATATTAGTATAAATATCGATCTTCTTATCTAAGTCAAACTTACCTGGTGCTTCTAAAGTGTAAGAATAGAATACATTCATATTATGCCTATAAAAGCCCTTAACGGTCCCAATATTACTTGAAGCCACTTCACCTGGAGCGTAGAGATCATAGGCCTTTTTATTACTTGTGGCCGACATCATCTCCCCAGGGTATTGTCCTAACTTATCAGTAACAAGGTAATTGGTATCTATATTAGAGAGAACATTCTTTGTAAGATAGTTGTCATCGACTTCAGACTTGATAATAAAGAATTTATCTCGAGTTGGTGCTTCATGAAGATCTAATGAAAGGTCAAAATGTTCATCCTCGTGTGTACTTCTTAAAATATTAGTTACACGCTGCTCGGCAGACTTTTTAAAAGTTCTGTTGAGGTCTATATTATTATTCAGCCTCCTCGAATTATTCTTAAGACCACCAGGGTTGAGATAAGGAATTATAACAATATCAAAGTTATTTCTGACATGAGGGTTGTAGATATTCTTTTTTATAAATTCTAAACTAGTAACAACGCCTGCTGACTCATTTCCATGAACACCTGCTGTGATTACAACCTTTTTTCTTGGCGTAGCTCCTCTGCCAGGAATATCAATTCTTAATATATCTTCACCATCATAATGACCAATAGACTTAACACTCAATTCATTTCTGTAAATATGAGGAAGACTTCTTATATACTTGCTCACTCTTTCTAAATTTAAATGATAATCAACATACTCAGAAGACTTAACAACAGAGCGAAAGAAGTAGTTGGTTCCACTCCCTTTTTTCGAGTGCAATATATTATAAATCGAATCATTGCAGCTTTGTTCTAACGCTGCAGGAGTTCTAGATATTGTCGAATGAGAACATGACAATTGAACAAGTGTAGCGAGCAATAGAAAAATAAAGGTAACTGGTTTTATAACATCTCCATATATGTATCTTAATTTCGGTTTTTAGAGAAATAGGCCTTAGCATTTATTTATGAGTAATAATTAAACACTCTACCTAAATAAACTAAGGCATATGACTAAAGAATTAGGTCAAACCTACAATCTATGGCCTTATCTCTAATTTCTATTAAATCTTGATAATCACTTGAATTATACCAGGCCAGAGCAGTATCTTTTGATGGGAATTCAATAATAGATTTCCTGCTAAACCTATTTACCCCAGTAAGGCTTTCAATTTCACCCATTGCTATGAACTTACCTCCATACTTGTGAACTGTGGCCGGAGCTTTTTCTTTATACTTTGCTAAATACTGTGTATCCAGAATATTTAAATCAATTACGACATGAGCAACCATACTTTCTCCTTTATTTTATTGCTATTGACAACATCATAGGTAAAAAGAAAAATGTAAACAATAGAACAATTTTAAACACACTGTTTTGATATATGAACAATCTAAAGTCTTTCAATTCACTTATAATATTTACTGAAATTGCCAAGTTCAAGTCTTTTACTTTAGCAGCAAAACACATGGGTCTTAGTAAATCATCAGTGAGTCAACAACTCACAAAGCTCGAAAAAGAAGTTGGTCAACAGCTTATTAAAAGAAACACTAGAGGACTCAGCCTCACTCCCGCCGGAGAGATATTGTTTAAAAAAACAGAACATTTAAATGGGCAGATAACTAACGCTCTTAAGGAGCTTAATGACTTTGAAGAAGAACCTTCGGGAGTATTTGCGTTATCATTTCCATTTTTCTTAGAGTCATTTGTAATAATTCCAGCAATTACTGCTCTATCAAGAGAGTTTCCAAAGCTTAAATATAAACTCATAATGACTGATCAACTAATGGATCTTGTAGAAAATGATTTAGATGCTTCTATCTTTGCTGGAAATCTTCCAGACAGTAACTACAAGGTACAAGACGTTGGGACAACTACGGAACATTTCTATTTATCAAAAAATAGTGTTGCTAAGATCAATGGAAATACAATTGAAAAAAGTATCCGTGATCTCAAGTGGCTTTCCGTTCCATGGCAAAAGGATTTAGTCTTAACCAGCACAAATGGCTCTAAAAAGAAGATCCAACTAGAAGTCTTTGCAAATTGCAACAATCTGATGAGCTCTCTACATTTAGCAGAGAATGATGTCGGCCTAGTATTACTCCCCGATATTGTTAAAGAGCGTCTTCAAAAAAATGACAAACTAGTTTCAGTTTTTGAAGAGTACAAGGGCAATACTTGGAAAGTGAAGTTTCTCCACTCTTACAATAAAGATAAACCTAAATACATAGATCGCTTTTATCAATTAGCGAAGTACTATTTTCTAAAATCACAACTCGCTTAAAATGATAAAAAAAATTAAAGTAGGCACAAGGCCTACTTCAATAAGTAAATCAAGAACAACTTCCACAACAACTTTCACCTTCAGAGTCTATATCTCCTCCTTGGGCCTTAGTTGTTTTAAGTTTATAGAGACCAGTTTTATCTAACACTGCTACAGCATAACTTAGAGCACCAATAGCAAAAATAATATCTCCAATAGCTCTTAGCCATCGCAAATTTTGAATTAGCTCAGATTGCATCACTTCCTCACCTCTAGCATACCAAAGTCCAACATCAAGAGAAGCTGAAAACTGAATCATACCAATAGGAAGCAAACTAAGAACAATCATTAAGCCTAACCCAATATTCATTCCCCAAAATGCGATCCCCACAGCTCTATCATTCCACTTCCTTTCATTGAACGCCGTTTGAACAATAAATAAAACAAGTCCAAGGGATAAAAGTCCATAAACTCCAAAAGTTGCACCATGAGCATGGACCGCAGTTGTATTAAGCCCCTGAAGGTAATAAAGAGCAATTGGAGGGTTAATTAAGAATCCAAAGACACCAGCACCAATAAGGTTCCAAAAAGCAACACCAACAAAGAATGTTACAGGCCATTTATAATTTTTAGTCCAACTAGTTAGGTTTTGAACTCTAAATGTATGAAATGCTTCGTAACCAATTAATACAAGAGGAACAACTTCTAGTGCAGAAAAGCATGCTCCAATCGCACTAACTGAAGTAGGTGTTCCACTGAAATATAAATGATGGAATGTACCAGGTATCCCTCCAACCAAGAAAATAGAAGTTGAAAGTAGTGACGCCTTAGTAGCAGACCTTGGTTTTATTAGACCTAGAGTTACAAAGATAAAGGCAAGAGCAACGGTTGCGAATACCTCAAAGAATCCTTCAACCCAAAGGTGGACAACCCACCATCTCCAAAACTCCATTATACTAATATGAGTTCTTGCTCCATAG
Coding sequences within:
- a CDS encoding ATP-binding protein, whose translation is MKILLIEDNIDHLELIESMLEGIAEIESTGLISNLQETIERVKPDILLCDLFLVDATSAMTLEFLTNVYNQLPVIILTSLTNEELGVEQVRLGAQDYIEKSRLDKVLLQKTIQYAIERFSHIRELESLNEKLSVFTKMVCHDFSTPLRSMESYLNYFIDEYRDCLPEQAVKDLEHIESLSKRAHETLDDLYDFSTSVGIKKELSPIELHPLVESVLFDLKSRIIETGANITFSQLGSVRSSKNELAVIFQNIISNAMKFPKTEDIPVITIKGSQLADDVYRVTICDHGQGIDPEDQAKIFEPFYIGHSKSSVKGTGLGLATTKRLCDYLSIDISLESELGNGTSFHFDFKK
- a CDS encoding response regulator; this encodes MMSFVGIVDDNLDHADLFSEMIKVIDDEIIVKHFINGQVFLDYLDGELKPDLVFLDITMPVLDGKSTLKRIRENNEISSIPVVILSSSIIEEERNECLTIGANDFLIKSVTSIGFDLKMKYIIEKFLFKLGDQV
- a CDS encoding ATP-binding protein, producing the protein MKSIGSKIFYKLISIVLGLLLFFIVSQSYWSYKSKLQLYIGEWTKNSQIIERVFNARIKELSNDTEFVADLSEVQKLVDYEIEDKRLYEQFSKIMTAKEIYKQIRIVSFKKGREVFRINYSDGKVSRVKGSELQQKEDEIYFKELKSFSSSDVYLSPVNFNKENNEFSRPLSLMLRSAKILYTKSGTPYGFIVINMSLHHLFHSFETLLQKDQNVLFMNSLKELVYDSNNRITLDDKTNTLTVPPKEFLKLVQGLGKSKMVEFDEIEGMYYTFGSIEYGSTKLQQRIYVISSMNKVIFFKKVLGEFFKDLLPISIMFIIVVTITYFTLRRVFRPIAKLGELVSKYYSNSEIGAQKYDNEVEAISDSLIQLSEKLIKSNQDLKFQKDALDVSAIVAETDSKGVITYVNDKFCEVSGYEKHELIGRTHRVVNSGFHSQSFFRDFWKTLNEGRVWSGVIKNRTKEGEYYWVDSTIVPFLDKNGQIVKFISIRFDITREHQQKMKLTEANSELKKFNYIVSHDLRSPLVTIGGFSKVLRTELKDILNKKQDRFFERITYNISVVDSLLCSLQDFSMALLANLKIEKIDTRELLKEVLSQVEVELVSVNGSVDIQIECSYITGDKTKIMQVLSNLIINSIKYKSNERKLRLILRVTEEDGSCIFEVIDNGVGLEDDELDIVFDIFKQVGDDYNIKGKGIGLAICKEIVLAHHGEIWTSRCSPFGICVTFKIPVVNADSLTPLPEAS
- a CDS encoding DUF2817 domain-containing protein, with amino-acid sequence MSCSHSTISRTPAALEQSCNDSIYNILHSKKGSGTNYFFRSVVKSSEYVDYHLNLERVSKYIRSLPHIYRNELSVKSIGHYDGEDILRIDIPGRGATPRKKVVITAGVHGNESAGVVTSLEFIKKNIYNPHVRNNFDIVIIPYLNPGGLKNNSRRLNNNIDLNRTFKKSAEQRVTNILRSTHEDEHFDLSLDLHEAPTRDKFFIIKSEVDDNYLTKNVLSNIDTNYLVTDKLGQYPGEMMSATSNKKAYDLYAPGEVASSNIGTVKGFYRHNMNVFYSYTLEAPGKFDLDKKIDIYTNIVEYYFSEFLKIK
- a CDS encoding DUF1330 domain-containing protein gives rise to the protein MVAHVVIDLNILDTQYLAKYKEKAPATVHKYGGKFIAMGEIESLTGVNRFSRKSIIEFPSKDTALAWYNSSDYQDLIEIRDKAIDCRFDLIL
- a CDS encoding LysR family transcriptional regulator — its product is MNNLKSFNSLIIFTEIAKFKSFTLAAKHMGLSKSSVSQQLTKLEKEVGQQLIKRNTRGLSLTPAGEILFKKTEHLNGQITNALKELNDFEEEPSGVFALSFPFFLESFVIIPAITALSREFPKLKYKLIMTDQLMDLVENDLDASIFAGNLPDSNYKVQDVGTTTEHFYLSKNSVAKINGNTIEKSIRDLKWLSVPWQKDLVLTSTNGSKKKIQLEVFANCNNLMSSLHLAENDVGLVLLPDIVKERLQKNDKLVSVFEEYKGNTWKVKFLHSYNKDKPKYIDRFYQLAKYYFLKSQLA